One Flagellimonas sp. CMM7 genomic region harbors:
- a CDS encoding outer membrane lipoprotein-sorting protein produces the protein MKRIKFFTPITALVLTITGINAQSNEERGLQIAKAAEKADEGFGSSIVDLKMTLKNKNGQTSERFLTTRTLELTTDGDKSLIVFESPKDVKGTATLTFTHKIGTDDQWLYLPSIKRVKRISSNNKSGPFVGSEFAYEDLSSQEIEKYAYKFVKEEGDLLVVEQDPVDPKSGYTRRIVTYNKSKGYRLEKIEFYDRKNALLKTLTYTDYKIYKNKFWRAATFTMVNHQSNKETVLKFGEYNFGAELAEEDFTEVALKRAGS, from the coding sequence ATGAAAAGAATAAAGTTTTTTACACCAATAACAGCTTTAGTACTAACAATTACAGGTATTAATGCACAATCAAATGAAGAACGCGGATTACAGATTGCAAAAGCAGCTGAAAAGGCGGATGAAGGATTTGGAAGTTCGATCGTAGACTTGAAAATGACCCTTAAAAACAAAAACGGACAAACAAGTGAACGTTTTTTAACTACCCGTACTTTGGAATTGACTACGGATGGCGATAAATCTTTAATTGTCTTCGAAAGTCCAAAAGATGTTAAGGGAACGGCGACATTGACATTTACCCATAAAATAGGAACGGACGATCAATGGTTGTATTTGCCATCTATAAAAAGAGTGAAAAGAATTTCTTCCAACAACAAGTCTGGACCTTTTGTGGGCAGTGAGTTCGCCTATGAAGATTTGTCTTCTCAAGAAATAGAAAAGTACGCCTATAAGTTTGTAAAAGAAGAAGGTGATCTTTTGGTAGTGGAACAAGATCCCGTGGATCCAAAGTCTGGTTATACAAGAAGAATTGTAACCTACAACAAAAGCAAAGGGTATCGTTTGGAAAAAATAGAGTTCTACGACCGAAAAAATGCATTGCTAAAGACATTGACCTATACCGATTATAAAATTTATAAGAATAAATTCTGGAGAGCAGCAACATTTACAATGGTAAATCATCAAAGTAACAAAGAAACGGTATTGAAATTTGGAGAGTACAATTTTGGGGCAGAGCTGGCAGAAGAAGATTTTACAGAGGTGGCGCTAAAAAGAGCAGGGAGCTAA
- a CDS encoding type IX secretion system membrane protein PorP/SprF: MPNKIGLRTYGILALTLIGIMSVGMAQKEPQYTQYMYNIGSFNPAYVGTVESPELAGLYRAQWVDIPGAPTTMRFGVNVPFANEKTGLGLNVVHDELGPSRQTFINLAYSYQINVSDITKLSFGLSAGGSLLSLDYAEGTFVDPSDPTIIGENLSNFYPTVGAGLFLYEEDWYLGASIPNFLTNGLYNDEVATIVEDNMQFNVIGGYVFQLSDNTKFKPAFLVNYLQGSPVNVNLSANFQFIDALTIGASYRFDNAVSGLAGIQVSNGLFLGYSYDYNTNGLGEFSGGSHEAILKFYIGRGGFGSGNSKTKSKDKKLKGKPKQIDSPRFF; this comes from the coding sequence ATGCCAAATAAAATTGGTTTAAGAACATACGGAATACTTGCTCTAACTCTCATTGGAATTATGAGTGTTGGTATGGCTCAAAAAGAACCTCAGTATACACAGTACATGTATAATATTGGGAGTTTTAATCCAGCTTATGTAGGAACGGTTGAGTCGCCTGAGCTAGCAGGTCTATACAGGGCACAATGGGTAGATATTCCTGGGGCGCCCACTACCATGCGGTTCGGGGTAAATGTTCCATTTGCTAATGAAAAAACTGGACTAGGTCTTAATGTGGTACATGATGAGTTGGGACCTTCAAGACAGACGTTTATCAATCTGGCGTATTCGTATCAAATCAACGTTTCGGATATCACCAAATTGTCCTTTGGGTTGTCTGCGGGAGGATCTCTTTTAAGTTTGGATTATGCTGAAGGTACTTTTGTGGATCCATCTGATCCAACAATAATAGGTGAAAATTTAAGTAACTTTTATCCAACTGTTGGTGCAGGACTCTTTCTTTATGAGGAAGATTGGTATTTGGGGGCTTCTATTCCCAATTTTTTGACCAATGGATTGTATAATGATGAAGTGGCAACGATAGTTGAAGATAATATGCAGTTTAACGTAATTGGAGGATATGTTTTTCAATTATCTGATAACACCAAGTTTAAACCGGCATTTTTGGTGAACTATCTTCAAGGATCTCCTGTTAACGTAAATCTATCGGCTAATTTTCAATTTATAGATGCACTTACCATAGGCGCATCATATAGATTTGATAATGCAGTCAGTGGTTTGGCAGGTATTCAGGTTTCCAATGGATTGTTTTTAGGATATTCGTATGATTATAATACAAATGGGCTGGGAGAGTTTAGCGGAGGCTCACATGAGGCAATACTAAAATTCTATATTGGACGTGGTGGTTTTGGAAGTGGAAACTCCAAAACAAAAAGCAAGGACAAAAAATTAAAAGGCAAACCGAAACAGATAGATTCCCCAAGATTTTTCTAA
- a CDS encoding NRAMP family divalent metal transporter — protein sequence MSKLRILLKNLGPGLLFASMAIGTSHLVLSTKAGAQYGWVMVIPILLANILKYPFFEFGIRYTSVTEKSLVQGYLNLGRKYLWIYALATIVSTFTILAALYVVTAGLFMNLFNISGVSVSIIALCLFTFISAVLIIGRYRFLENSLKAVISILFVALIITTILVLQKGPVPNIEEYQRPGIFNEVGILFLIGLMGWMPTAVEASGWVSLWSMENLKTMKEKPSLKLALQEFNVGYILTALLAVFFLIIGWMTLYGTGTELSGSAVVFADQVVSLFTIHIGNWAYILIAVAAFATMFSTCMTAHDAVSRVSIDVLEKLFPHKKELKSKNAFAIAVIIMALINWVVISVFGANMANLVALATFVSFVMAPLIGWMNLKTVMGKDFPMENRPKMGLQILTYLGIFFLSLFALYYCWVVLN from the coding sequence ATGTCTAAACTAAGGATTCTTCTTAAAAACCTAGGGCCCGGGTTATTGTTTGCCAGTATGGCCATAGGAACTTCTCATTTAGTATTATCAACAAAAGCAGGCGCACAATATGGTTGGGTTATGGTCATCCCCATACTATTGGCCAACATTTTAAAATATCCCTTTTTTGAATTTGGGATCCGCTATACATCCGTTACCGAAAAAAGTTTAGTGCAAGGCTACTTAAATTTAGGAAGGAAATATCTTTGGATCTATGCTTTGGCAACCATTGTTTCAACATTCACAATTTTAGCCGCTTTATATGTTGTAACCGCAGGACTTTTCATGAATTTATTTAATATTTCTGGGGTAAGTGTGAGTATAATAGCTTTATGCCTTTTTACTTTCATAAGTGCAGTTCTTATTATAGGAAGGTATCGATTTCTCGAGAACTCTTTAAAAGCAGTTATTTCAATTCTATTTGTGGCTTTGATCATAACTACGATTCTTGTGCTACAAAAAGGTCCCGTACCTAATATTGAAGAATACCAAAGACCTGGAATTTTCAATGAAGTAGGCATACTTTTTTTAATTGGACTCATGGGCTGGATGCCCACAGCTGTTGAAGCTTCCGGATGGGTAAGTCTCTGGAGCATGGAGAATTTAAAAACAATGAAAGAGAAGCCATCCCTAAAGTTAGCTCTTCAAGAATTTAATGTGGGATACATATTAACGGCCCTGTTAGCTGTTTTCTTTTTGATCATTGGATGGATGACCTTATATGGTACAGGAACCGAGCTTAGCGGAAGTGCTGTAGTTTTTGCTGATCAAGTTGTAAGCCTGTTTACTATTCATATTGGTAATTGGGCATATATTCTAATTGCCGTTGCCGCTTTTGCTACGATGTTCAGTACTTGTATGACTGCTCATGACGCTGTATCCAGAGTAAGTATAGATGTTCTGGAGAAGCTTTTCCCCCATAAAAAAGAGCTTAAAAGTAAAAATGCTTTTGCTATTGCCGTAATCATAATGGCCTTAATCAATTGGGTGGTTATTTCTGTCTTTGGTGCCAATATGGCCAATCTCGTTGCCCTTGCCACATTTGTCTCTTTTGTTATGGCTCCCCTTATTGGATGGATGAATCTTAAAACAGTTATGGGTAAAGACTTTCCAATGGAAAACAGGCCTAAAATGGGATTGCAGATATTAACGTACCTAGGAATATTCTTCTTATCCCTCTTTGCATTGTACTATTGTTGGGTAGTATTAAATTAA
- a CDS encoding carboxylesterase — protein sequence MKILFKTLKGLVLAIAIIAVIYFLGPRVEKPNLDKTLPVVSSDLVQLEKWINIKEKAITNIKPENEAQIIWFDSIPSKTEYSIVYLHGWSASKMEGNPLHIETARRYGCNLYLPRLAGHGLNEEEAMLKLTADKVLGSAKEAIAVAKKLGNKVIIMATSTGGTLALHLAGGDEDIAGILLYSPNIEIYDKNAKLLAGPWGVNLAKAVKKSDYHEFEASEEKKKYWTSKYRVEALTHLQALVDNTMIPETFQKVTQPVFLGYFYKNDSVQDNVVSVPAMLNMYEELGTEASLKRKVAFSNVEDHVMTSSITSKDLASVKRETEKFFEEVLQIQ from the coding sequence ATGAAAATACTTTTTAAAACGCTCAAAGGACTTGTCCTTGCCATTGCTATTATTGCCGTTATTTATTTTTTGGGCCCCAGAGTGGAAAAACCAAATTTGGATAAAACACTTCCGGTAGTGAGTTCAGATTTGGTTCAGTTGGAAAAATGGATCAATATAAAAGAAAAAGCAATTACCAATATAAAACCTGAAAACGAAGCACAAATTATTTGGTTTGATAGCATCCCATCAAAAACCGAATATAGCATAGTTTACCTTCATGGATGGTCTGCAAGCAAAATGGAAGGAAACCCATTGCATATTGAAACTGCAAGGCGTTATGGGTGTAATTTGTATTTACCTCGTTTGGCTGGGCATGGGTTAAATGAGGAAGAAGCAATGCTCAAGTTAACAGCAGATAAAGTGTTGGGGTCGGCAAAAGAAGCTATTGCTGTGGCAAAAAAATTGGGAAACAAGGTGATTATAATGGCAACATCAACAGGTGGTACACTTGCATTACATCTTGCGGGAGGTGATGAAGATATCGCTGGAATCCTTTTGTATTCGCCTAATATTGAGATTTATGACAAAAATGCAAAGTTGCTGGCTGGACCATGGGGAGTAAATTTGGCAAAAGCGGTTAAAAAGAGTGATTATCATGAATTTGAAGCCAGTGAAGAGAAGAAAAAATACTGGACAAGCAAATACAGGGTAGAGGCACTGACACACTTGCAAGCATTGGTTGACAATACAATGATACCCGAAACCTTTCAAAAGGTAACGCAACCTGTCTTTCTTGGCTACTTTTATAAAAACGATTCTGTACAGGACAATGTGGTATCAGTACCTGCCATGCTTAATATGTATGAGGAACTTGGAACAGAAGCCAGTTTGAAAAGAAAGGTGGCTTTTTCAAATGTTGAAGATCATGTAATGACCTCTTCCATTACCTCTAAAGATTTGGCTTCAGTTAAAAGAGAGACGGAAAAGTTTTTTGAAGAAGTACTGCAAATCCAATAA
- a CDS encoding RND family transporter — protein MNAIQKTKNATNAFAKNWANFVIKFKWPVLLLTILLAVGLGSQGKMEFDGDYHVFFSESNPELEAFDALQEKYTKDDNIIVVLAPKNGNVFTRDNLTAIEELTAEAWNTPYSSRVDAVTNFQHTSANGDDLYVDDLSYDSANKTDAEILEIREKALKEPLLVHRIINKEGSVTAINVTVRLPGENSAAEIPEVTIATREMISKFQEKHAEFDVYTTGLVPLNTAFFESSQKDLMLTMLMLLIVVVVTLVLTRNIFATIATLLVVLFSIMSAVGFIGLNGIKLTPPSAVFPTMILTLAVADSIHILITYLQKVRKEGLEKKEALVESMRLNFMPVFITSLTTVIGFLTLNYGDVPPFWDLGNIVAFGMCMAFLFSTTTLPALMAIFPIWKSKKVKEQKEAKIGWYTNLGMFVVRQPVKLTVISIVVIGLLTFLARKNVFNDEFVEYFDTTVQFRQDSDFINENLTGFYNVEFSIGSGESGGINSPKYLRKLNEFEDWLEEQPEVVHVNAFSEVARRVNRSMHGDNESFYKVPENREEAAQYLLLYELSLPFGLDLNNQINVDKSESRVTVTLENNSSAEMIAFAERSEKWLRDNAPEPMHALAVSPTLMFSKLGFRQADSMFKGNIIALILISLVLMLALRNFKLGLLSIIPNVAPVLVGFGLWYLLKGTINTGMVIVFGMTLGIIVDDTVHFMSKFLRARRELGYDAKAAIIYAFETVGKALVTTTVVLLAGFIVLSTSSFALNSYMARITVIIIIAALIIDFILLPSLLILVSKEKEKTIKTSKVQVQLDK, from the coding sequence ATGAACGCAATCCAAAAAACTAAAAATGCAACCAATGCATTTGCTAAGAACTGGGCCAATTTTGTAATTAAATTCAAATGGCCTGTTCTATTATTGACCATATTATTGGCCGTAGGACTTGGCTCTCAAGGGAAAATGGAATTTGATGGAGACTATCACGTTTTTTTTAGTGAGTCTAATCCAGAACTGGAGGCATTTGACGCACTTCAAGAAAAATATACAAAGGATGACAATATTATTGTTGTCTTGGCACCAAAAAATGGCAATGTTTTTACAAGAGATAACCTTACTGCTATAGAAGAGTTGACCGCAGAAGCTTGGAACACTCCTTACTCATCCAGAGTGGATGCGGTAACTAATTTTCAGCATACAAGCGCAAATGGAGACGATCTATATGTTGATGACCTTTCCTATGACTCAGCAAATAAAACAGATGCAGAAATTCTAGAGATTAGGGAAAAGGCATTGAAGGAACCTTTGTTGGTCCATAGGATTATCAATAAAGAAGGGAGTGTTACGGCTATTAATGTTACCGTGCGTCTTCCAGGAGAAAATAGTGCTGCGGAAATTCCAGAGGTGACAATTGCTACCCGGGAGATGATTTCCAAGTTTCAAGAAAAACATGCCGAATTTGATGTATATACCACTGGATTGGTTCCATTGAATACTGCTTTTTTTGAATCCTCGCAGAAAGATTTAATGCTTACCATGCTCATGTTGTTGATCGTTGTTGTGGTCACACTGGTGCTTACCAGAAATATTTTTGCGACTATAGCAACTTTGCTTGTTGTGCTGTTCTCTATTATGAGTGCTGTCGGTTTTATTGGTTTAAATGGAATTAAGTTAACTCCCCCTTCAGCTGTTTTCCCTACCATGATATTAACCTTGGCAGTTGCGGACAGTATTCATATTCTTATCACATACCTTCAAAAAGTCCGTAAGGAAGGATTGGAAAAGAAAGAGGCTTTGGTTGAGTCCATGCGATTAAATTTCATGCCGGTATTCATCACCAGCTTAACCACGGTAATAGGGTTTCTAACTTTAAACTATGGTGATGTACCTCCATTTTGGGATCTAGGAAACATAGTTGCCTTTGGTATGTGTATGGCCTTTTTGTTTTCAACAACCACATTGCCTGCGTTGATGGCGATCTTTCCAATTTGGAAATCCAAAAAGGTAAAGGAACAAAAGGAAGCTAAAATAGGTTGGTACACCAATTTGGGAATGTTTGTGGTTAGACAGCCGGTTAAGCTAACTGTAATTTCCATAGTGGTTATTGGACTGCTTACTTTTTTAGCAAGGAAAAATGTGTTTAATGATGAGTTTGTAGAATATTTTGATACTACAGTTCAATTTAGGCAAGACAGCGATTTTATTAATGAAAACCTGACTGGGTTTTACAATGTGGAATTCTCAATTGGCAGCGGAGAAAGTGGAGGAATCAATAGCCCTAAATACCTGCGAAAACTAAATGAATTTGAAGATTGGCTGGAAGAGCAACCAGAGGTGGTTCATGTAAATGCGTTTAGTGAGGTCGCCCGTAGGGTAAATCGTTCTATGCACGGGGATAATGAATCTTTCTACAAAGTCCCAGAGAATAGGGAAGAAGCTGCTCAGTATCTTTTGCTATATGAACTTTCTCTTCCTTTTGGATTGGATTTAAACAATCAAATCAATGTAGATAAATCCGAATCCAGGGTTACGGTTACCCTGGAGAACAATTCAAGCGCAGAAATGATTGCCTTTGCCGAAAGATCGGAAAAATGGTTGAGGGATAATGCACCTGAGCCCATGCATGCTCTTGCGGTAAGTCCAACGCTCATGTTTTCCAAATTAGGTTTCCGACAAGCAGATAGCATGTTTAAAGGTAATATTATAGCGCTTATTCTTATTTCCTTGGTGCTGATGTTAGCCTTAAGGAATTTTAAGCTTGGGTTGTTAAGTATTATACCCAATGTTGCTCCCGTATTGGTAGGTTTTGGTCTTTGGTATCTGCTCAAAGGAACCATTAATACAGGAATGGTAATCGTTTTTGGGATGACCTTAGGAATTATCGTGGATGACACGGTTCATTTTATGAGCAAGTTTTTACGAGCTCGAAGAGAACTGGGATATGATGCAAAAGCAGCTATTATTTACGCTTTTGAAACTGTTGGTAAAGCCTTGGTAACCACTACCGTTGTTCTATTGGCAGGTTTCATAGTGCTTTCCACATCCTCTTTTGCGCTTAATAGTTATATGGCCAGAATTACGGTAATCATCATTATAGCCGCATTGATCATAGATTTTATTCTCCTGCCTTCTTTATTGATTTTGGTCAGTAAGGAAAAAGAGAAAACCATTAAGACATCCAAAGTGCAAGTGCAACTGGATAAATAA
- a CDS encoding collagen-like protein: MKLNRLFPAAIVIITVCLTSCTTEDGLDGVKGDPGTIGDGATGINCWDTNSNGTNDEEEDTNQDGEFNALDCRGMDGADGANGVDGVDGENGTNGSNGENGVDGVGLEDMLRFGSIEVELQGIRPDNVAFANNESFRYTPVDGDDIDTYNSVVSNNQGNDIVYQFELRRFLSTPDEVYQIAFADISLSITKPEQLPFVFNQASIQINNYAVIGNDNKYFVLDDQFDNNGPGVTDFVLSDISFDTVTNNLQFSYSFTVDAANNDSNNELNISGNVDVFVLELIN; this comes from the coding sequence ATGAAATTAAATCGACTATTTCCTGCAGCAATAGTTATAATAACAGTCTGTTTAACTTCTTGCACCACAGAAGATGGGTTGGATGGAGTTAAAGGCGACCCTGGTACCATAGGGGACGGTGCAACCGGTATTAATTGTTGGGATACTAATAGTAATGGCACAAACGATGAGGAAGAGGATACGAATCAAGATGGTGAGTTCAATGCCCTTGATTGTAGGGGAATGGATGGTGCTGATGGAGCGAACGGAGTTGACGGAGTTGACGGGGAAAATGGAACAAACGGAAGCAACGGGGAAAACGGAGTTGACGGGGTTGGTCTTGAAGATATGCTCAGATTCGGATCTATTGAGGTAGAATTACAAGGAATCAGACCGGATAATGTAGCCTTTGCTAATAATGAGTCTTTCAGATATACCCCTGTCGATGGAGATGATATAGACACATACAACAGTGTAGTGTCTAATAATCAAGGAAATGATATTGTATACCAATTTGAATTACGCCGTTTTTTAAGTACACCTGATGAAGTGTACCAGATTGCCTTCGCTGATATTTCATTATCCATAACCAAACCAGAGCAACTTCCATTTGTCTTTAATCAAGCTTCCATACAAATAAACAACTACGCAGTTATAGGAAATGACAATAAATACTTTGTTTTGGATGATCAGTTTGACAATAATGGTCCCGGGGTCACTGATTTTGTGCTTTCAGATATATCTTTTGATACTGTTACGAACAATCTCCAATTTTCCTACTCGTTTACCGTCGATGCTGCAAACAACGACTCTAATAACGAACTCAACATATCCGGCAATGTAGACGTATTTGTTTTGGAACTGATAAATTAA
- a CDS encoding OmpA family protein, with amino-acid sequence MAKVKKISTTLLVYFLGMVICFAQNKKSKGDNYFFQYDYKNAISAYELDLTKGTLTEQQFLNLADAYFKTNNFEKASDAYVSLYKKDTLISSHHFNKMMLSLSKTAKKEKKEAFLATMSSSFQKEFLENLEFNTQLLKDNNIGDEMDFQIFNLNGNSPQSDFSPSFYGEQLLFSSGRLQDTKRRYVPAGEGYLNIYEAGLQSNGQILAAQPFSEIASSNYHKATPYYSEGLKSIFYVLSNTEDGELSFNENGKNALAIGMQVKEGRFQLLLKDLSTSFYYPFYDEKTERLYFAANFGDGYGGTDIYFVHTNRGQIMSAPINLGPRINSAGNEIAPYIFEDSFYFSSDVFYGLGGMDVYRSNIDGNAFSIPINLGKGINSSEDDFGLIMRNEGDGLLGYFSSNRPGGKGKDDLYGFKVDKKPGLKTITLKGKVVKRNKKSESVDKVAVHLQDVNGSILAETYSDEEGNYRLEIPWQKELVLESSKERYSSFTKRFTEAELEDAENINYNVEVSEYDDLVEEKEGQTVVKLKKFFFGRSLSQLTPEIEAELDKVVAFVGDFPSVQLRIETYTDSRGGSSTNFRLTQSRSDAIKKYLVGNGVPSSNILYSIGYGEDKILNNCTNGVFCLEVLHQKNQRSLIVVLNDNVLFE; translated from the coding sequence ATGGCAAAGGTGAAAAAAATAAGCACTACACTACTAGTTTACTTTTTAGGTATGGTCATCTGCTTTGCCCAAAACAAAAAATCCAAGGGGGACAATTACTTCTTTCAGTATGACTATAAAAATGCTATAAGTGCATATGAGCTGGATTTAACAAAAGGTACTCTAACTGAGCAGCAGTTTTTGAATTTAGCAGATGCTTACTTTAAGACAAATAATTTTGAAAAAGCTTCTGATGCTTATGTTTCATTGTATAAGAAAGATACTTTGATAAGTAGTCACCATTTCAATAAAATGATGCTAAGCCTATCAAAAACTGCTAAAAAAGAGAAGAAAGAAGCATTTTTGGCAACGATGTCTTCAAGCTTCCAAAAGGAGTTTTTGGAGAATTTGGAATTTAACACTCAACTATTGAAGGATAACAATATTGGAGATGAGATGGATTTTCAAATTTTCAACTTGAATGGTAATAGTCCACAATCAGATTTCTCCCCTTCGTTTTATGGAGAACAATTATTGTTTTCAAGCGGCAGATTGCAAGATACTAAGAGAAGGTATGTTCCAGCTGGCGAAGGTTATTTAAACATTTATGAAGCCGGATTGCAAAGCAATGGTCAAATATTAGCTGCACAGCCCTTTTCTGAAATTGCGAGTTCTAACTATCACAAAGCAACACCGTATTATTCAGAAGGCTTGAAAAGTATCTTTTATGTATTGTCGAATACAGAGGATGGAGAACTTTCTTTTAATGAGAATGGGAAAAATGCATTGGCAATAGGGATGCAGGTAAAAGAGGGTAGGTTTCAATTATTGCTTAAAGACCTAAGCACTTCTTTTTACTATCCTTTTTATGATGAAAAGACAGAAAGACTCTATTTCGCGGCTAATTTCGGTGATGGCTATGGAGGTACGGATATTTACTTTGTACATACTAATAGGGGACAGATAATGTCAGCACCTATAAATTTAGGCCCTAGAATAAACTCGGCCGGAAATGAAATAGCTCCATACATTTTTGAAGACAGTTTTTATTTTTCCTCTGATGTTTTTTACGGACTTGGCGGAATGGATGTTTACAGGTCAAATATTGATGGAAATGCATTTAGCATTCCTATTAACCTTGGGAAAGGGATAAATTCTTCAGAGGATGATTTTGGTTTAATCATGAGAAATGAAGGAGATGGTCTTTTGGGATATTTTTCATCAAACAGACCCGGAGGAAAGGGTAAGGATGATTTATATGGTTTTAAGGTCGATAAGAAACCAGGGCTTAAAACAATTACGTTGAAAGGAAAAGTTGTAAAACGTAACAAGAAATCGGAATCTGTGGATAAGGTAGCGGTTCACTTACAAGATGTAAATGGTTCTATATTGGCCGAGACCTATTCAGATGAAGAAGGAAATTATAGATTGGAGATCCCTTGGCAGAAGGAATTGGTTTTAGAGTCGTCCAAAGAGCGTTATTCCAGTTTTACAAAACGTTTTACCGAAGCTGAACTAGAGGATGCAGAAAACATAAATTATAATGTGGAAGTCTCTGAATATGATGATTTAGTGGAAGAAAAAGAAGGGCAAACGGTGGTTAAGCTTAAAAAGTTCTTCTTTGGAAGAAGTCTCTCCCAACTTACACCAGAAATAGAAGCAGAACTTGATAAGGTTGTGGCATTTGTTGGGGATTTTCCATCTGTACAGCTTCGGATAGAAACCTACACAGATAGTAGGGGAGGTAGTAGTACAAATTTTAGATTAACGCAAAGCCGCTCAGATGCTATTAAAAAATATTTGGTTGGGAATGGAGTGCCATCTTCCAATATCCTTTATTCCATTGGTTATGGCGAGGATAAAATTTTAAACAATTGCACCAATGGCGTTTTTTGTTTGGAAGTATTGCATCAGAAAAATCAAAGATCATTGATTGTAGTTCTTAATGACAATGTTCTTTTTGAATAA
- a CDS encoding TetR/AcrR family transcriptional regulator → MEIKTIKGEQKSDALLEKGMEILWSKGYNATSVNDIVQAAGVPKGSFYFYFKSKEDFTVKAIGRYFDTMFPPALEFLKNKAVSPKQRILNFYEHRAKVLKEEFDCKMGCMGCNLVSEMAEHNEEIRLAVQMKTEIVNSHITSVVIEGQENGEINPDIEATNLVAFMEDAGRGAMISMKEQDSSYPIDNFMKMIRSLILS, encoded by the coding sequence ATGGAAATTAAAACAATAAAAGGCGAACAAAAAAGTGATGCACTTCTTGAGAAAGGAATGGAAATCCTTTGGTCAAAAGGGTACAATGCTACCAGTGTAAACGATATTGTTCAGGCAGCTGGGGTTCCTAAAGGTTCATTTTACTTTTATTTTAAAAGCAAAGAGGATTTTACGGTTAAGGCCATTGGCAGGTATTTTGACACTATGTTTCCTCCTGCTTTGGAGTTTCTTAAGAATAAGGCAGTCTCTCCTAAGCAACGGATTTTAAATTTCTATGAGCATCGGGCTAAAGTCTTGAAAGAGGAGTTTGACTGTAAGATGGGATGCATGGGGTGCAATTTGGTAAGTGAAATGGCAGAGCATAATGAAGAAATTCGTTTGGCCGTGCAAATGAAGACTGAAATTGTGAATTCCCATATAACATCAGTGGTCATTGAAGGTCAGGAAAATGGTGAAATCAACCCCGATATAGAGGCGACTAATTTAGTTGCATTTATGGAAGATGCCGGTAGGGGAGCTATGATTTCCATGAAAGAACAGGATAGTTCTTATCCTATTGATAATTTCATGAAAATGATACGATCACTTATACTTAGCTAA